The following proteins come from a genomic window of Lolium rigidum isolate FL_2022 chromosome 5, APGP_CSIRO_Lrig_0.1, whole genome shotgun sequence:
- the LOC124651221 gene encoding quinone-oxidoreductase QR1, chloroplastic-like, which produces MPSPSSSRTMRAVQYDKYGGGAEGLKHVEVPVPSPKKGELLVRVEAASINPLDWKFQKGVGWPFLPSKFPFTPVCELAGEVVELGAGVGGFRPGDKIIAVNFPGSGGLAEYAVVSASNAALRPPEVSAVEGACIPIAAATALMALRTAGVGLDAGDGPAKNVLVTAASGGVGTFAVQLASLAGHHHVTATCGARNLDLVRGLGADEALDYCTSEGTALRGPSGRKHDAVVHCAEGFPWSAFKPALADAGGVVVDLTPRIASVAVAVLHWLCFSKKRLVPLIVSTKKQDMDALLGLVVQGKIRAVVDSRYPLSRAREGWAKSMSGHATGKIIVDMVKDAE; this is translated from the exons atgccttcgccatcttctTCAAGGACGATGAGGGCCGTACAGTACGACAAATATGGCGGAGGGGCTGAGGGCCTCAAGCACGTGGAGGTGCCGGTCCCGTCGCCGAAGAAAGGCGAGCTGCTGGTTCGGGTGGAGGCCGCCAGCATCAACCCGCTGGACTGGAAGTTCCAGAAGGGCGTCGGGTGGCCCTTCCTGCCGAGCAAGTTCCCCTTCACCCCGGTCTGCGAGCTCGCCGGCGAGGTAGTGGAGTTGGGCGCCGGGGTGGGCGGCTTCAGGCCAGGCGACAAGATCATCGCCGTCAATTTCCCG GGTAGCGGCGGCCTGGCCGAGTACGCCGTGGTGTCAGCATCGAATGCGGCGTTGAGGCCGCCGGAAGTGTCGGCAGTTGAAGGCGCGTGCATTCCTATCGCAGCAGCCACCGCGCTCATGGCGCTCAGGACGGCCGGGGTCGGCCTCGACGCCGGCGACGGCCCCGCCAAGAACGTGCTGGTCACCGCGGCCTCCGGCGGCGTCGGCACATTCGCCGTGCAGCTGGCTAGCCTCGCGGGACACCACCACGTCACGGCTACCTGTGGCGCGCGCAACCTGGACCTCGTTCGGGGACTCGGCGCCGACGAGGCGCTAGACTACTGCACCTCGGAGGGCACCGCGCTGCGTGGGCCGTCCGGACGGAAGCACGATGCGGTGGTGCACTGCGCGGAGGGGTTCCCGTGGTCGGCGTTCAAGCCGGCGCTGGCGGACGCCGGTGGCGTGGTGGTGGACCTCACCCCGCGCATCGCGTCCGTCGCTGTCGCAGTGCTGCACTGGCTGTGCTTCTCGAAGAAGAGGCTTGTGCCGCTGATCGTGTCGACGAAGAAGCAGGACATGGACGCACTGCTGGGATTGGTGGTGCAGGGCAAGATCCGGGCTGTGGTCGACTCGCGTTACCCGCTAAGCAGGGCGCGCGAGGGCTGGGCCAAGAGCATGAGCGGCCACGCCACCGGTAAGATCATCGTGGACATGGTAAAAGACGCAGAGTAA
- the LOC124651609 gene encoding quinone-oxidoreductase QR1, chloroplastic-like produces the protein MSSPSSSRIMRAVQYHKYGGGAEGLKHVEVPVPSPKKGELLVRVEAASINPLDWRFQKGVGRPFLPSKFPFTPVCELAGEVVELGAGVSGFRPGDKIIAVNFPGSGGLAEYAVVSASNAALRPPEVSAVEGACIPIAAATALMALRTAGVGLDAGDGPAKNVLVTVASGSVGTFAVQLASLAGHHRITATCGARNLDLVRGLGADEALDYCTSEGTALRGPSGRKHDAVVHCAEGFPWSAFKPALADAGGVVVDLTPRIASVAVAVLHWLCFSKKRLVPLIMSVKKQDMDALLGMVVQGKIRAVVDSRYPLSRAHEGWAKSMSGHATGKIIVDMVEDAE, from the exons ATGTCTTCACCATCTTCTTCGAGGATAATGAGGGCCGTACAGTACCACAAATACGGCGGAGGAGCCGAAGGCCTCAAGCACGTGGAGGTGCCGGTCCCTTCGCCGAAGAAAGGCGAGCTGCTGGTTCGGGTGGAGGCCGCCAGCATCAACCCGCTGGACTGGAGGTTCCAGAAGGGCGTTGGGCGGCCCTTCCTGCCCAGCAAGTTCCCCTTCACCCCGGTCTGCGAGCTCGCCGGCGAGGTAGTGGAGTTGGGCGCTGGGGTGAGCGGCTTCAGGCCAGGCGACAAGATCATCGCCGTCAACTTTCCG GGTAGCGGCGGCCTGGCCGAGTACGCCGTGGTGTCAGCATCGAACGCGGCGTTGAGGCCGCCGGAAGTGTCGGCAGTCGAAGGTGCGTGCATTCCAATTGCGGCGGCCACCGCGCTCATGGCGCTCAGGACGGCCGGGGTCGGCCTCGACGCTGGCGACGGCCCCGCCAAGAACGTGCTGGTCACCGTGGCCTCCGGCAGTGTTGGCACCTTCGCGGTGCAGCTCGCCAGCCTCGCGGGACACCACCGAATCACGGCCACGTGCGGCGCGCGCAACCTGGACCTTGTTCGGGGCCTCGGCGCCGACGAGGCGCTAGACTACTGCACCTCGGAGGGCACCGCGCTGCGTGGGCCGTCCGGACGGAAGCACGATGCGGTGGTGCACTGCGCGGAGGGGTTCCCGTGGTCGGCGTTCAAGCCGGCGCTGGCGGACGCCGGTGGCGTGGTAGTGGACCTCACCCCGCGCATCGCGTCTGTCGCCGTCGCGGTGCTGCACTGGCTGTGCTTCTCCAAGAAGAGGCTGGTGCCGCTGATCATGTCGGTGAAGAAGCAGGACATGGACGCACTGCTGGGAATGGTGGTGCAGGGGAAGATCCGGGCGGTGGTCGACTCGCGTTACCCGCTGAGTAGGGCGCACGAGGGCTGGGCCAAGAGCATGAGCGGACACGCTACCGGTAAGATCATCGTGGACATGGTAGAAGACGCCGAGTGA